A single window of Nicotiana tomentosiformis chromosome 1, ASM39032v3, whole genome shotgun sequence DNA harbors:
- the LOC104087161 gene encoding uncharacterized protein yields the protein MGNQINMSYNDLCMFLDVHMPAGFKMPKFNLYDGRGDPVVHLRGYCSEMRSVGGKYELLMAYFSESLSGAALEWYSRQDVSKWYAWDDMAQNFVRYFQYNIDIIPDRSSRSKMEKKPEESFREFGLRWREQVARVSPPIDKEEMVKLFLQAQ from the coding sequence ATGGGAAATCAGATTAACATGTCTTACAATGACTTGTGTATGTTCCTTGATGTTCATATGCCCGCGGGGTTTAAAATGCCAAAGTTTAACTTGTATGATGGGCGTGGAGATCCGGTGGTCCATTTGAGGGGTTATTGCAGTGAAATGAGAAGTGTTGGCGGGAAATATGAGTTGTTAATGGCGTATTTCAGTGAGAGCTTAAGTGGGGCAGCCTTGGAATGGTATAGTCGTCAAGATGTGAGTAAGTGGTATGCATGGGATGACATGGCTCAAAATTTTGTTCGAtactttcagtacaatatagacattatCCCAGACCGTTCCTCCCGATCTAAGATGGAAAAGAAACCCGAGGAAAGTTTTAGGGAGTTTGGGCTCAGATGGAGGGAACAAGTTGCTCGGGTTAGTCCCCCGATTGATAAAGAAGAAATGGTTAAGCTTTTCTTACAAGCTCAGTGA